In the genome of Methanopyrus kandleri AV19, one region contains:
- a CDS encoding amidohydrolase — MRLAILGGIAVTPERVIEDAGILIDEDGRISFVDTREQLEECEDWEDEIELGEKDVIMPGLINTHTHGPMTLFRGVADDMPLMKWLREEIWPLEERLDAEKCRWGAALAAMEALKSGTTCLADMYFFMDAVAEAYAEVGIRAVISHGMIDLGEEDKREEELKESKRVYRKCQGMEGLIEFSLGPHAPYTCSEELLKEVRRLADEWGVKIQIHVAETEDEVKEVKRKHGKRPVEYLDEIGLLGDDVIAAHCVWLDDKEIEILSKRGVIVSHNPISNMKLASGISPVPEMLERGVNVTIGTDGCASNNNLDMLEEIKVAALLHKVNKMDPSATEMLEILRMATVRAGTVFSSEKIGAIEEGYAADLVVLDGSSPRLNPNHNPISNIVYSASGSDVKHVFVAGELVVKNGKLVKADEQEILENSTECAEQLTSS, encoded by the coding sequence TTGAGGCTCGCGATACTAGGAGGCATCGCGGTAACTCCGGAGCGCGTGATCGAAGACGCCGGAATTCTGATCGACGAAGACGGCCGGATCTCGTTCGTGGACACCCGAGAACAGCTCGAGGAGTGTGAAGACTGGGAGGACGAAATAGAGCTCGGAGAGAAGGACGTTATCATGCCGGGCTTGATCAACACTCACACACACGGTCCCATGACGCTGTTTCGAGGCGTCGCCGATGATATGCCACTGATGAAGTGGTTGAGGGAAGAGATATGGCCACTAGAGGAGCGCCTCGACGCCGAGAAGTGCCGATGGGGAGCGGCGCTCGCGGCTATGGAGGCCCTCAAGTCCGGCACTACCTGTCTCGCCGACATGTACTTCTTCATGGACGCCGTAGCCGAGGCCTACGCCGAAGTCGGCATCCGCGCGGTGATCTCCCACGGCATGATTGACCTCGGCGAGGAGGATAAGCGGGAGGAGGAGCTGAAAGAGTCGAAACGCGTGTACCGCAAGTGCCAAGGGATGGAAGGACTCATCGAGTTCTCGCTAGGACCGCATGCCCCCTACACATGCTCGGAGGAGTTGCTCAAGGAGGTCCGGCGCTTAGCGGACGAGTGGGGCGTTAAAATTCAGATCCACGTGGCCGAAACTGAGGACGAGGTAAAAGAGGTGAAACGGAAGCACGGGAAGCGACCGGTAGAGTACCTGGACGAAATCGGACTGCTTGGTGACGACGTTATAGCCGCCCACTGCGTGTGGCTCGATGATAAAGAAATTGAAATATTATCGAAGAGAGGAGTAATAGTCTCACACAATCCAATCAGTAACATGAAGTTGGCTTCAGGTATCAGCCCCGTACCTGAAATGCTCGAGAGAGGCGTCAACGTCACTATAGGTACAGACGGGTGTGCTAGCAACAACAACCTCGATATGTTGGAGGAGATCAAAGTAGCAGCTCTGTTACATAAAGTGAATAAGATGGATCCGTCGGCCACGGAAATGTTGGAGATCCTGAGGATGGCGACGGTGAGGGCGGGTACGGTCTTCTCGAGCGAGAAGATAGGAGCCATCGAGGAAGGTTACGCGGCAGACCTAGTAGTTTTAGACGGTAGTTCTCCCAGACTGAATCCCAATCACAACCCGATCTCAAACATTGTATACTCAGCCTCAGGATCGGACGTGAAGCATGTGTTCGTGGCAGGAGAACTCGTAGTGAAGAACGGAAAACTCGTTAAAGCAGACGAGCAAGAAATACTGGAAAACTCCACCGAGTGCGCAGAACAACTCACCTCCTCATGA
- a CDS encoding roadblock/LC7 domain-containing protein — MKLDDVVKEHGVLCAFVATEDGFVVDAASDTDIDPEESAALAADRRYETPKRDEQTGFGAERGRRWDHRRTVVR; from the coding sequence ATGAAACTAGACGATGTCGTCAAGGAGCACGGCGTTCTCTGTGCGTTTGTTGCCACCGAGGATGGGTTCGTGGTCGACGCGGCATCCGACACCGACATAGATCCCGAGGAGAGTGCGGCTCTGGCGGCTGACCGCCGTTATGAGACTCCGAAACGTGATGAGCAGACTGGTTTTGGCGCTGAAAGAGGTCGAAGGTGGGATCATCGTCGGACTGTTGTACGATAG
- a CDS encoding RsmB/NOP family class I SAM-dependent RNA methyltransferase has protein sequence MRTPAKSRSCSDTEVFLPEIDDRCHELAERYGVRPYMVARYLTFLGRSETERLLKHMEDIRPAIRTNTILIDPEELRRVLEEKRGFELKRCPEPVDVGFWILNDPPISIGATLEYMMGYYVPQDAASMLPPVVLDPKPGDRVLDACAAPGGKTTHLAQLMDNEGTLIAIDVDPDRMRALKSNLARCGVANAVALRMNALDLPSTDWEFDRILLDAPCTGEGTIHKDPSRKTSRDPEDIATCARLQRRLIDAVVDVLRPGGVLVYSTCTFSPEENELIVQYAVDEHGLEPEPVDVGWADRGLRVPGVEPKVRRTCARLYPHRHGMGIFFVARLRKPLS, from the coding sequence ATGAGAACTCCTGCGAAATCGAGATCGTGCTCAGACACTGAGGTGTTCCTACCCGAGATCGACGATCGATGTCACGAGCTGGCGGAGCGCTACGGCGTTCGGCCTTACATGGTGGCCCGATATCTGACCTTCTTAGGACGGTCCGAAACCGAGAGACTTCTGAAACATATGGAGGACATCCGTCCGGCCATTCGGACGAATACTATCTTGATAGATCCTGAAGAACTTCGACGTGTCTTGGAAGAGAAGCGAGGATTCGAGCTGAAGCGCTGCCCCGAGCCCGTGGATGTGGGGTTTTGGATCCTCAACGACCCGCCTATCTCCATCGGCGCCACCTTGGAGTACATGATGGGGTACTACGTGCCCCAGGACGCCGCTTCCATGTTACCTCCGGTCGTACTGGACCCGAAACCTGGAGATCGAGTGCTCGACGCGTGTGCGGCCCCGGGTGGGAAGACCACCCACCTGGCCCAACTCATGGACAACGAAGGCACGTTGATAGCCATCGACGTGGACCCGGACCGCATGCGGGCGTTGAAGAGCAACCTAGCCAGATGCGGTGTCGCCAACGCGGTGGCCCTCCGTATGAACGCCCTCGACTTGCCGAGCACCGACTGGGAGTTCGATCGAATCCTTCTCGACGCGCCGTGCACCGGGGAGGGAACTATCCACAAAGACCCTTCTAGGAAGACTAGCCGCGATCCGGAGGACATCGCCACGTGTGCCAGGTTACAGCGCCGCTTGATAGACGCGGTCGTAGATGTGTTGAGACCAGGCGGTGTGCTGGTCTACTCCACCTGCACATTCTCGCCCGAAGAGAACGAGCTGATAGTGCAATACGCCGTAGATGAACACGGACTGGAGCCGGAGCCCGTGGACGTGGGGTGGGCGGACAGGGGACTACGCGTGCCGGGGGTCGAGCCGAAGGTGCGACGGACGTGCGCCCGGCTGTATCCCCACAGACACGGTATGGGGATCTTTTTCGTCGCTAGATTACGGAAGCCCCTCAGCTAA
- a CDS encoding UDP-N-acetylglucosamine--N-acetylmuramyl-(pentapeptide) pyrophosphoryl-undecaprenol N-acetylglucosamine transferase, with amino-acid sequence MHVLIASGDGGHLTRALALAEELSDRGHDVTFAVNEDSDQAVERLKKAGFEEYVGLPRPRRMGDTSWKAALGGLKNYLAASKVLRDVRPDLILSTGAGVAIGPMIAGKFKRLPVAHYEPTDVVSVSGKVAKLCADIIGVWDEDMAEYYGDRVINVGIVLPRSFEEADPEEAREKYDLGDRVLVWTTGSAGYKPALEGLVRCAEEGLLRDWEVVVNTGNAMDPKRLKRALNGLCSGIVVKRFFHDFPALLKAADLVVCLGGATPVEAAALGKPVVVLPRRDVLRDHQYVTAKKLEKRGVAVAAEDASNPEEVVKAVSRALSIDPEDLKRMGERGKELFGGNARERFIDLCEELVASG; translated from the coding sequence GTGCACGTGTTAATAGCTTCAGGGGATGGCGGACATCTCACGAGGGCACTCGCCCTCGCCGAGGAGTTATCCGATCGAGGACATGACGTGACGTTCGCCGTCAATGAAGACTCCGATCAGGCCGTAGAACGGCTCAAGAAGGCGGGCTTCGAAGAGTACGTAGGTCTGCCGAGACCCAGGAGGATGGGTGATACCTCCTGGAAGGCCGCTCTGGGCGGGCTGAAGAACTACCTAGCGGCTTCCAAAGTACTCCGTGACGTGCGGCCCGATCTAATCCTGTCCACGGGGGCCGGTGTGGCTATCGGGCCGATGATCGCCGGGAAGTTCAAGCGATTACCCGTGGCACATTACGAGCCGACCGACGTAGTCTCCGTCTCGGGTAAGGTCGCGAAGTTGTGCGCAGACATCATCGGAGTCTGGGATGAGGATATGGCCGAGTACTACGGCGATCGGGTGATCAACGTCGGTATCGTGTTGCCTCGGAGCTTCGAGGAGGCCGATCCGGAGGAGGCCCGGGAGAAGTACGACCTGGGAGATCGAGTACTCGTGTGGACTACGGGCTCGGCCGGCTACAAGCCCGCTCTGGAGGGGCTCGTCAGGTGCGCCGAAGAGGGGCTACTTAGGGATTGGGAAGTGGTCGTGAACACGGGGAACGCCATGGATCCCAAGCGCTTGAAACGAGCGCTGAATGGACTGTGTTCTGGGATCGTGGTGAAGCGCTTCTTCCACGATTTTCCGGCCCTGTTGAAGGCAGCCGATCTCGTCGTGTGCCTAGGGGGAGCCACTCCCGTGGAGGCCGCCGCGCTGGGGAAGCCGGTGGTGGTTCTGCCCAGGAGGGACGTGCTCAGGGACCATCAATACGTTACCGCTAAGAAGTTGGAGAAACGCGGTGTTGCGGTGGCAGCCGAAGACGCTTCTAACCCCGAAGAGGTCGTAAAAGCCGTGAGTCGAGCCCTGAGCATCGATCCCGAAGACCTGAAGCGTATGGGGGAGAGAGGTAAGGAACTCTTCGGGGGCAACGCTCGGGAACGGTTCATCGACCTCTGTGAGGAGCTCGTCGCATCGGGATGA
- the hisG gene encoding ATP phosphoribosyltransferase, with the protein MTVAVPNKGRLHEPALKLLERAGIGVEEPLGRRLKARTTDPDIEVMFVRAADIPRLVEEGVAQLGITGYDLIVEAGAEVKELLDLRFGRARLVLAVPEESDVKSPEDLDGGTVATEFPNIARQYFEDVGVDVEIIQVSGATEIMPRIGVADAIVDLCSTGTTLKVNRLRVVDELLETSARLIANPDATDGEVIRRVYLSLKGVLNADGKCLVMMNVPRERLEEFHELLPGVTGPTVSEIYGDEDMVEVYAVVNEEDVSEVVLRAKELGAEGIIVLPIERMIP; encoded by the coding sequence ATAACCGTAGCGGTACCCAACAAAGGACGCCTACACGAGCCGGCGCTCAAGCTCCTCGAGCGCGCGGGAATCGGCGTAGAGGAGCCTCTGGGACGCCGTCTCAAGGCCAGAACCACGGACCCCGATATCGAGGTCATGTTCGTCAGGGCCGCGGATATCCCTCGGCTAGTGGAAGAGGGAGTGGCGCAACTCGGGATCACTGGATACGACCTTATCGTGGAGGCCGGGGCGGAGGTGAAGGAGCTACTCGATCTACGGTTCGGTCGGGCGCGGCTGGTGCTCGCGGTACCCGAAGAGTCGGATGTGAAGTCCCCGGAAGACCTCGACGGTGGTACCGTCGCCACGGAGTTCCCCAACATCGCCCGGCAGTACTTCGAGGACGTCGGTGTGGACGTGGAGATCATCCAGGTGTCAGGAGCCACCGAGATCATGCCGAGGATAGGAGTCGCGGACGCGATCGTGGACCTGTGCAGCACGGGGACTACGCTCAAGGTCAACAGGCTTCGTGTTGTTGACGAACTGCTGGAGACCTCCGCACGGTTGATCGCCAATCCCGACGCGACGGACGGTGAGGTGATCCGGCGAGTTTACCTGTCGTTGAAGGGTGTTCTCAACGCCGATGGAAAGTGCCTCGTCATGATGAACGTACCTCGAGAGCGGTTGGAGGAGTTCCACGAGCTGTTGCCGGGTGTGACAGGTCCCACGGTGTCGGAAATATACGGGGACGAGGACATGGTCGAGGTCTACGCGGTAGTGAACGAGGAGGACGTGTCGGAGGTCGTACTCAGGGCCAAAGAGTTGGGTGCAGAAGGTATCATCGTCCTCCCCATCGAGAGGATGATACCCTAA
- a CDS encoding adenosylhomocysteinase: MVVVKEGEYAIRDPSLAPKGRDMIEWARDHMPVLGAIRERFEEERPLEGITVGMTLHLEAKTAVLVETLMAGGAEVAITGCNPLSTKDEVAAALVEEGVHVYAWRGETEEEYYQNIDRVLSHEPDIIVDDGADCIARVHTEFPDLAERVIGATEETTTGVNRLHAMHREGVLKFPVIAVNDAKTKYLMDNRYGTGQSALDGLMRATNILLAGKTVVVVGYGWCGRGIARRARGLGANVIVVEVDPIKAMEAIFDGFRVMPMDRAAEEGDIFITATGNRDVIRGEHIEKMKDGVILANAGHFDVEIDKEYLEEHCEEKIDRRGGLVTEYRMPDGKRVYLIAEGRLVNLAAGEGHPIEIMDISFALQALSVEVLAKEGKEMEPGVYKVPKDVDKRVAELKLESMGIELEELTPEQREYMKSWEEGT, encoded by the coding sequence TTGGTCGTAGTTAAGGAGGGTGAGTACGCTATTCGGGACCCCTCCCTGGCTCCGAAAGGTCGAGACATGATTGAGTGGGCTCGGGACCACATGCCGGTATTAGGGGCCATCCGTGAGCGGTTCGAAGAAGAACGGCCGCTCGAAGGTATAACCGTGGGAATGACCCTGCATCTCGAGGCCAAGACGGCCGTTCTGGTCGAAACGCTGATGGCCGGTGGCGCCGAGGTAGCCATCACCGGATGCAATCCACTTTCGACGAAAGATGAAGTTGCGGCGGCACTCGTGGAGGAAGGAGTGCACGTATACGCCTGGCGCGGGGAGACGGAGGAAGAGTACTACCAGAACATCGACCGGGTGCTCTCCCACGAGCCCGACATCATAGTCGACGACGGTGCCGACTGTATCGCGCGCGTGCACACCGAGTTCCCGGACCTAGCGGAGCGCGTGATCGGGGCCACCGAGGAGACCACGACGGGCGTTAACAGACTGCACGCGATGCACAGGGAGGGCGTCCTGAAGTTCCCGGTCATCGCCGTGAACGACGCTAAGACGAAATACCTCATGGACAACCGTTACGGGACCGGACAGAGCGCGCTGGACGGATTGATGCGGGCCACCAACATCCTCCTAGCGGGCAAGACCGTAGTGGTAGTCGGGTACGGGTGGTGCGGTCGCGGCATTGCACGTCGAGCGCGGGGCTTGGGCGCCAACGTCATAGTAGTGGAGGTAGACCCGATCAAGGCCATGGAGGCTATCTTCGACGGATTCCGAGTGATGCCGATGGACCGCGCCGCCGAGGAAGGTGACATCTTCATCACCGCTACCGGGAATCGGGATGTGATCCGTGGCGAACACATCGAAAAGATGAAGGACGGCGTCATTTTAGCCAACGCGGGTCACTTCGACGTGGAGATCGACAAGGAGTATCTCGAGGAACATTGCGAGGAAAAGATCGACCGCAGGGGTGGCCTGGTCACCGAATACCGGATGCCAGACGGTAAGAGGGTCTACCTGATCGCAGAGGGGAGACTAGTGAACCTGGCGGCCGGCGAGGGACACCCTATTGAGATCATGGACATCAGCTTCGCACTCCAAGCGCTTTCCGTCGAGGTGTTGGCGAAAGAAGGGAAGGAGATGGAACCCGGAGTGTACAAGGTACCGAAAGACGTTGACAAGCGCGTCGCTGAACTGAAGCTAGAATCCATGGGGATCGAGTTGGAGGAACTGACACCGGAACAGCGCGAGTACATGAAGAGCTGGGAAGAAGGTACATAG
- a CDS encoding redox-regulated ATPase YchF yields the protein MGVQVGIVGKPNVGKSTFFAAATLSPVETADYPFTTVDPNQGVAHVRTECPCKAFGVECQPRNSSCIDGNRFVPVELIDVAGLVPGAHEGRGLGNKFLDDLRQASVLIHVVDVSGSTDEEGRPCDPGTREPAEDVRFLERELDEWIAGILRRDWDRTAKRASLEKIPAAEVLRERLAGIGVSASDVESAMERAEVPSDLTKWSDEDIRRFAREVRRVNKPMVIAANKIDVECAEENLKRLEEEVEYPVVPTCAEAELALRRAADQGLIRYLPGDSDFEILQEEKLSDEQLQALEFIREKVLKRWGSTGVQEALNRAVFDVAKMIVVYPVENENKLSDSEGRVLPDALLLPEGTMVRELAYNIHTEIGESFNRAILVKPDGSREVVGEDHELEHGDVVKIQTS from the coding sequence TTGGGAGTGCAGGTAGGCATAGTCGGCAAGCCGAACGTGGGTAAGAGCACGTTCTTCGCGGCTGCCACACTGTCACCCGTGGAAACTGCGGACTACCCTTTCACTACAGTCGATCCGAACCAAGGTGTCGCCCACGTCCGAACGGAATGCCCCTGTAAAGCGTTCGGTGTGGAGTGCCAGCCTCGGAACTCCTCGTGCATCGACGGCAACAGGTTCGTGCCAGTGGAGCTGATCGACGTCGCGGGACTAGTTCCTGGCGCCCACGAAGGGAGAGGGCTCGGCAACAAGTTTCTGGACGACCTCAGGCAAGCATCCGTGCTGATACATGTCGTGGATGTTTCGGGATCCACGGACGAGGAAGGTCGTCCGTGCGATCCGGGTACTAGAGAACCTGCCGAGGACGTGAGGTTCCTGGAGCGCGAGCTGGACGAGTGGATAGCGGGCATACTGCGCAGGGACTGGGACCGGACTGCCAAGCGCGCAAGCCTGGAGAAAATCCCGGCGGCGGAAGTTCTCAGGGAACGGCTGGCGGGCATCGGGGTGTCGGCATCGGACGTCGAGAGTGCCATGGAAAGGGCGGAGGTACCGAGCGACCTCACGAAATGGTCGGACGAGGACATCCGACGGTTCGCCCGGGAAGTGCGGCGTGTCAACAAGCCGATGGTCATCGCCGCCAATAAGATCGACGTCGAGTGCGCCGAAGAGAACCTGAAGAGATTGGAAGAGGAAGTCGAGTACCCGGTGGTTCCCACGTGTGCCGAGGCGGAGCTCGCGCTCAGGCGTGCGGCCGACCAGGGGTTGATCCGCTACCTACCGGGGGATTCAGATTTCGAGATACTGCAGGAAGAAAAGCTGAGCGACGAGCAGCTCCAGGCGCTCGAATTCATCAGGGAGAAGGTTTTGAAACGCTGGGGTTCCACCGGAGTGCAGGAGGCCCTGAATCGGGCGGTATTCGATGTGGCTAAGATGATCGTAGTGTACCCGGTAGAGAACGAGAACAAGTTGTCGGACTCCGAAGGCAGGGTACTGCCGGATGCACTGCTCCTCCCGGAAGGTACTATGGTACGCGAATTGGCCTATAACATCCACACCGAAATCGGGGAGAGTTTTAATAGAGCCATCTTAGTGAAACCCGACGGGAGCCGTGAGGTAGTTGGTGAAGATCACGAGTTGGAACATGGAGAT